From the Microtus ochrogaster isolate Prairie Vole_2 chromosome 8, MicOch1.0, whole genome shotgun sequence genome, the window TTTCCTGTATTATAAACATCTAATGCTTTAGCAGTGTCTGGCATAGTATATGCCCCGTAAACACTGGCTATATATAAAGTAGTGGGTTTGTggggtgtttatttttattttttctttgttcaccACCCTGCCCATTGTACACACTTTAATCCTTTACCAAAGCCCATACAAAATTTTCCAAAAGGAAAGGCATTCATAGtgagaataattaaaaataaaagtaaaaaggtgctggagaagtgtggtCTATAAAGTTAAAAAGCTGGAATTTTGTCAAGCAGCAATGGTCACCATGCGATTCATGGCAGGTATATGTTCTGCTCTTAagagaagactcagtggttaagagcacttagctGCTCTTTGAGAGGATTGGGGtcagttccccagcacccacatggcagctcacacctattTATAACACCAGTCTAGGGTTTGTTTTGTCctcacagacaaaacaccaatgaacataaaaaagaCCAAGACCAAATCATTGCCTAtaataatcccaacacttagggaGCAAGGAAAACTGAGGTTAGTTCAGGCAAACCCAGGATGACATAGCAAGactatcataatttttatttattatgtatgcaatattcatatgtgtatgtctgcaggccagaagagggtaccagaccccattacagatggttgtgagccaccatatggttgctgaactcaggacctttggaagagcgggcaatgctcttaacctgagccatctctccagcccaagactatcataatttaagaaaagcgCCATGCATCAGTTACTGTGGAGCGGTTTTTATTAAGGGAAGGGGGGAGACCAGCCTCTCAGGGTGGAGCAGCAGAAAAGAGACATAGATGGGAGATGGGCAgagcccttttaaaagggaagtaGTGAACTTGTAATTCCTgcagtgtggtggtggcacaagcctttataCCAGCAGTTAggaagccgaggcaggtggattcaAGGCTGCCCTGATCTACTGtgagagttctaagacaggctccaaagctatacagagaaaccctgtctNNNNNNNNNNNNNNNNNNNNNNNNNNNNNNNNNNNNNNNNNNNNNNNNNNNNNNNNNNNNNNNNNNNNNNNNNNNNNNNNNNNNNNNNNNNNNNNNNNNNNNNNNNNNNNNNNNNNNNNNNNNNNNNNNNNNNNNNNNNNNNNNNNNNNNNNNNNNNNNNNNNNNNNNNNNNNNNNNNNNNNNNNNNNNNNNNNNNNNNNNNNNNNNNNNNNNNNNNNNNNNNNNNNNNNNNNNNNNNNNNNNNNNNNNNNNNNNNNNNNNNNNNNNNNNNNNNNNNNNNNNNNNNNNNNNNNNNNNNNNNNNNNNNNNNNNNNNNNNNNNNNNNNNNNNNNNNNNNNNNNNNNNNNNNNNNNNNNNNNNNNNNNNNNNNNNNNNNNNNNNNNNNNNNNNNNNNNNNNNNNNNNNNNNNNNNNNNNNNNNNNNNNNNNNNNNNNNNNNNNNNNNNNNNNNNNNNNNNNNNNNNNNNNNNNNNNNNNNNNNNNNNNNNNNNNNNNNNNNNNNNNNNNNNNNNNNNNNNNNNNNNNNNNNNNNNNNNNNNNNNNNNNNNNNNNNNNNNNNNNNNNNNNNNNNNNNNNNNNNNNNNNNNNNNNNNNNNNNNNNNNNNNNNNNNNNNNNNNNNNNNNNNNNNNNNNNNNNNNNNNNNNNNNNNNNNNNNNNNNNNNNNNNNNNNNNNNNNNNNNNNNNNNNNNNNNNNNNNNNNNNNNNNNNNNNNNNNNNNNNNNNNNNNNNNNNNNNNNNNNNNNNNNNNNNNNNNNNNNNNNNNNNNNNNNNNNNNNNNNNNNNNNNNNNNNNNNNNNNNNNNNNNNNNNNNNNNNNNNNNNNNNNNNNNNNNNNNNNNNNNNNNNNNNNNNNNNNNNNNNNNNNNNNNNNNNNNNNNNNNNNNNNNNNNNNNNNNNNNTTTCAACCGTCCCTCACTACATTTAGCAAGAGGCTGCATGTTGGGGGGAATAGCGGGATTTTCGTGGCAGGAGCTCAACTATAGTCCAGGACAGCCTGAAACACTTTATAGCCATGGCTGGCTTTGAGCTTGTTAGAATTCTGGCTCAAGCTGCCAGGTGCTGAGACTCAGCTACCATGCACTGCTGCACTTTCCACTTTTCAACGACACTGTGTAGCCCCGGAGGGTCTGGGACTTATTaagcagaccaagctggcctggcagagatcttcctgcccctctgTCCCAAGTGCTGAGGATAAACACTCAGTTCAGAATATCATGTAGTTAAaccaaaatctttttcttttgaggtagTAGCCCAGGTTTGTCTTGAAACTACTATCTTCTtaacctcctgggtgctgtggtTATTATAGGTGTATGTCACTGAGCTATGCTTGAGAATGATCTGACACAGATGTTTTAGTACTGAGTCAGCTTCTCTTACAGAGCCTTAACAGTGGCAGTGGaggtacatacttttaatccaagcactgaggaggcagaggcaggtgaagctgtgaggccagcctggtctacagagcgagttccagcacaATCAGGGCAACACTGACTGGAAAGAGACTTTAACCGAAGTTAAACACTGTTCTGAGACTTCCATATATGCAGCGCGTGCGCACTTTCATTTTTCGCTCTAcaacatagacacacaaaacagACATTAGAAAagttgtgttggttttttttttaccgcCAGTTGTTGAAGCAAACTTAGATCATGTGACCTGTTTTTAATAGTCAGAAAACCTACTGGACTTGGAACTCTCCAGGACGAGTGGCAATCAGCTACTCTTCTGCTCCCACTGTGCCGACCCTCCCAGCTCTTTAGGCATTAAATATCCGGCTGCGGAATCCACTTAACGGATGGACTGGATTTATTAGTTCCTTTGGTTCCACACATCCGACCCCCATCTCGTCCCTGTCACGCGATGTGCACGTTAAACGCGACCACCGACGACAGCTACCTGTGCCTGCTAGAGTCGTGTTATCCTGAATCCGGACTCCACGCCCGCGCACAGAGAAAGGCGCCTCGAAGGTCCCACAGGCAAGCTCTGGTGTCACGCTGACCTGCTGCCGTCGCTAACTGCTTCCGTCCAGTTCTTCCTCCAGGCCACGTTCTCCTCCGTAGCTGCCGCTTTCTTCAGAGTAGCCACCACTAGTTCCTTGGTTCGGGCAGCTTCTTCCCTGCGCCGCGGGTCCCGTTCCGGAAACTCCTAAGGGCAAGAAGGATGTTTGCAGCCCGGCCCGAAGACGTGGCCTCTCCCCACGCACACCCACCTCGGGGAGCCCGGGTGTTTCTACCTGCAGCATTGCCTGCTTCTGTAGTTCTCCTGGGGTTACAAGGGCAAACAGAGTGGAGCCAACGCCAGCACCCGCGCCGAGCACAGCAACCACCACCAGTGCTTTACGAACCGTATTCATGGCCGACCACACTACCAACGAGATGCCCTCTGCATCCTCCGGCGGCCTAGAAGGGAGCCGCGACGTCTCGCCGCTCCCCATGCAGGCTAGAGCGACCGGGGCGGGGCGGAGCCGAAAAACCATAGAGCAATTTCCAGGCTAGAGCGGTGCTGGCCCCGTTGAAAcgtttaaattattattttctttgtttgtttgtttgttgtttgttttttctagacgGGGTTTCacactgcaatttttttttctttttcgagacaggggttctctgtggctttggagcctgttctggaacttgctctgttgaccagactggccttgacctcacctgcctctgcctcccccgtgctgggattaaaggcatgcaccgccactgcTCTTCAAGACTCTTGACTCTTGAAatcatagatttaaaaaacagaagcagGTCAGTGGTGGCGCGGTGGCCCAGGCCTTTTATCTCACCACTCCGGaagcagagacagttggatctttgagtttgagatcggcctggtctgcagagcgagttccaggacagctaaggctacacagagaaaccttgtctcgaaaaaacaaaaaagaccaaacaaaaccCGTCGCACTCCCCTAACCAGCCGActtggaactccctgtgtagaaattcattatgtagaccactgacctcgaactcacaaggaaGCCACCTGCTGCTACCACCTCACCCGAAATGAGATCCTGGAGCTTGGTAGCTGAGTAAAGGACGTTGAGTATCTTAAAAAATGCTAGAGCCGGTTGGAGAGAGGGCTTAACAGACCTGTGTTCAGTACTCAGGCactgtggtgcacatacacatgcaggcaaaacattaatgaacgaacacaaaacaatgaagaaaaaagttAGAGTTTAGTTAGGGCCATTGCCATAAAAGAGTGCATGATTACTGTGGATTTTTGAGTTGCTAgtttttgctgggtggtggtggtgcacacctttcatcccaggacagctctctgagttcgaggacaacctgctctacagagtgaggtctaggacagccagcgctacaccaagaaattctgtcttaaacaaactaattaaagtaaaataattttaattcaaaataaaaaccatggtgctggagagctggctcagaggttaagagcactgactgctcttccggaggtcgtgagttcaattcccagcaaccacatggtggctcacaaccatctgtaatgagatctgatgccctcttctgtcctgcaggcatacatggaggctgaacactgtgtacataataaataaataaatcaggggctggaaagatggctcagtggttaagagcattgcccgcttttccaaaggttctgagttcaattcccagcaaccacattgtggctcacaaccatctgtaatgaggtctggtgccctcttctggcctgcagacatagacacagacagaatattgtatacataataaataaataaataaataaataaataaataaataaataaataaataccattgCCAATTTTCAATCCCAGGAAGTTTCAAATCAACAGAGGactattaatattttaagtacaCAATGTAATGACTAACACCTGAACTCTCAAATGAAAGGTAAATCTGGAAGAGTTGGGGGCCAGTCAAGGCTTCATTGAAAGAAattgtttcaaaacaaagcacATAGAGGTTAGGACAAACAAAAATTCACAGCCAAATGGACAGaatagaaaacaattttttctctCTCAGGTTTTGAAACCAGAGTCTTAGGCAAGCTTTGTATCATAGATATGCTTTCTTAGCCCATTCCTTGctctttttaagaaaagactttctggctgagcagtggtggcacacacctataatcctagcacttgagaggcagaggcaggttactctctgtgagtttgagactagcctggtttacatagtgagttccaggacaggctccaaagcaacacagagaaaccctgtcttgaaacaccaaggggttggagagatggctcagaggttaagagcactggctgctcttccataggttcTGAGttcattcaattcccagcaaccacatggtggctcacaaccatctttaatatctggtgccctcttcagaccTGCAGGCATAGATGcagacagaaaactgtatacataataaataaaatgttaaacaaacaaaaaacaaagcacacacaaaacaaacaaaccactgggttcttttccagaggacctgggttcaattcacagcacccatatggcagctcacaactatctgtaactatagttccagtCGATCCAATGCCCTCACGCAGACATGACTGGACGaaatacaaatgcacataaaatatgtattttggggtgctggagagatggctcagtggttaagagcattgcctgctcttccaaaggtcctgagttcaattcccagcaaccacatggtggctcacaNNNNNNNNNNNNNNNNNNNNNNNNNNNNNNNNNNNNNNNNNNNNNNNNNNNNNNNNNNNNNNNNNNNNNNNNNNNNNNNNNNNNNNNNNNNNNNNNNNNNNNNNNNNNNNNNNNNNNNNNNNNNNNNNNNNNNNNNNNNNNNNNNNNNNNNNNNNNNNNNNNNNNNNNNNNNNNNNNNNNNNNNNNNNNNNNNNNNNNNNNNNNNNNNNNNNNNNNNNNNNNNNNNNNNNNNNNNNNNNNNNNNNNNNNNNNNNNNNNNNNNNNNNNNNNNNNNNNNNNNNNNNNNNNNNNNNNNNNNNNNNNNNNNNNNNNNNNNNNNNNNNNNNNNNNNNNNNNNNNNNNNNNNNNNNNNNNNNNNNNNNNNNNNNNNNNNNNNNNNNNNNNNNNNNNNNNNNNNNNNNNNNNNNNNNNNNNNNNNNNNNNNNNNNNNNNNNNNNNNNNNNNNNNNNNNNNNNNNNNNNNNNNNNNNNNNNNNNNNNNNNNNNNNNNNNNNNNNNNNNNNNNNNNNNNNNNNNNNNNNNNNNNNNNNNNNNNNNNNNNNNNNNNNNNNNNNNNNNNNNNNNNNNNNNNNNNNNNNNNNNNNNNNNNNNNNNNNNNNNNNNNNNNNNNNNNNNNNNNNNNNNNNNNNNNNNNNNNNNNNNNNNNNNNNNNNNNNNNNNNNNNNNNNNNNNNNNNNNNNNNNNNNNNNNNNNNNNNNNNNNNNNNNNNNNNNNNNNNNNNNNNNNNNNNNNNNNNNNNNNNNNNNNNNNNNNNNNNNNNNNNNNNNNNNNNNNNNNNNNNNNNNNNNNNNNNNNNNNNNNNNNNNNNNNNNNNNNNNNNNNNNNNNNNNNNNNNNNNNNNNNNNNNNNNNNNNNNNNNNNNNNNNNNNNNNNNNNNNNNNNNNNNNNNNNNNNNNNNNNNNNNNNNNNNNNNNNNNNNNNNNNNNNNNNNNNNNNNNNNNNNNNNNNNNNNNNNNNNNNNNNNNNNNNNNNNNNNNNNNNNNNNNNNNNNNNNNNNNNNNNNNNNNNNNNNNNNNNNNNNNNNNNNNNNNNNNNNNNNNNNNNNNNNNNNNNNNNNNNNNNNNNNNNNNNNNNNNNNNNNNNNNNNNNNNNNNNNNNNNNNNNNNNNNNNNNNNNNNNNNNNNNNNNNNNNNNNNNNNNNNNNNNNNNNNNNNNNNNNNNNNNNNNNNNNNNNNNNNNNNNNNNNNNNNNNNNNNNNNNNNNNNNNNNNNNNNNNNNNNNNNNNNNNNNNNNNNNNNNNNNNNNNNNNNNNNNNNNNNNNNNNNNNNNNNNNNNNNNNNNNNNNNNNNNNNNNNNNNNNNNNNNNNNNNNNNNNNNNNNNNNNNNNNNNNNNNNNNNNNNNNNNNNNNNNNNNNNNNNNNNNNNNNNNNNNNNNNNNNNNNNNNNNNNNNNNNNNNNNNNNNNNNNNNNNNNNNNNNNNNNNNNNNNNNNNNNNNNNNNNNNNNNNNNNNNNNNNNNNNNNNNNNNNNNNNNNNNNNNNNNNNNNNNNNNNNNNNNNNNNNNNNNNNNNNNNNNNNNNNNNNNNNNNNNNNNNNNNNNNNNNNNNNNNNNNNNNNNNNNNNNNNNNNNNNNNNNNNNNNNNNNNNNNNNNNNNNNNNNNNNNNNNNNNNNNNNNNNNNNNNNNNNNNNNNNNNNNNNNNNNNNNNNNNNNNNNNNNNNNNNNNNNNNNNNNNNNNNNNNNNNNNNNNNNNNNNNNNNNNNNNNNNNNNNNNNNNNNNNNNNNNNNNNNNNNNNNNNNNNNNNNNNNNNNNNNNNNNNNNNNNNNNNNNNNNNNNNNNNNNNNNNNNNNNNNNNNNNNNNNNNNNNNNNNNNNNNNNNNNNNNNNNNNNNNNNNNNNNNNNNNNNNNNNNNNNNNNNNNNNNNNNNNNNNNNNNNNNNNNNNNNNNNNNNNNNNNNNNNNNNNNNNNNNNNNNNNNNNNNNNNNNNNNNNNNNNNNNNNNNNNNNNNNNNNNNNNNNNNNNNNNNNNNNNNNNNNNNNNNNNNNNNNNNNNNNNNNNNNNNNNNNNNNNNNNNNNNNNNNNNNNNNNNNNNNNNNNNNNNNNNNNNNNNNNNNNNNNNNNNNNNNNNNNNNNNNNNNNNNNNNNNNNNNNNNNNNNNNNNggccagctggccttggtgagttcccgatagaacatccccattgtctcagtgtgtgggttcacccctcgtggtcctgagttccttgctcgtgctctctctccttctgctcctgatttggaccttgaaatttcagtctggtgctccaatgtgggtctttgtgtcctttcatcgcctgatgaaggttaatattcaggaggaaaatatttatttatttattatgtatacagtattctgtctgtgtgtatgtctgcaggccagaaatgggcaccagacctcat encodes:
- the LOC102002567 gene encoding ubiquinol-cytochrome-c reductase complex assembly factor 3; the encoded protein is MVFRLRPAPVALACMGSGETSRLPSRPPEDAEGISLVVWSAMNTVRKALVVVAVLGAGAGVGSTLFALVTPGELQKQAMLQEFPERDPRRREEAARTKELVVATLKKAAATEENVAWRKNWTEAVSDGSRSA